In a single window of the Rhopalosiphum padi isolate XX-2018 chromosome 1, ASM2088224v1, whole genome shotgun sequence genome:
- the LOC132918709 gene encoding uncharacterized protein LOC132918709 isoform X2, with amino-acid sequence MSKDVLNKCGTDNQKSKPLPNNHTDNQDDKKLLSKKGWLQKDSNFNKTETDNNCSTEVISRSINKLLKNEKKSRPTANPTKVCLKPEVLHESKEQFAQRIKQAWIDREQSKSCINIYLARNVIEDPLMESIEDAQESTIQVEEKDSCRTALEVQLQNHVGEGENSPDDSSEEEKPLSAAARRVRFYKTAKQQQNERQTLTRAMSAPSSRQQIVNSTQGLYSTSSRRKSQDVHKFSTRKLKSCRSKAFHKSIDVDSRLPNGQKFGKRNQNVEVVTMMSLLSPVGSDVEESLTPDDVSTKSVTFPQFNNSMRYHQKSFDSAMTSIGKPKLLNSRVGKSLMKSRTIEISRDDEDDGPVVKEVVISKLGDDDDDNETLHNKEIAQIDVRYDVLDGQPMLKSDKEKECWALFKKMTAKGVSVTFDTVLRFSRHKTIGVMVGEQ; translated from the exons ATGTCTAAAGACGTACTAAATAAATGTGGAACAGATAATCAAAAGTCAAAACCTTTGCCAAACAACCATACAGATAATCaagatgataaaaaattattgtcaaaaaaagGATGGTTGCAAAAAGATTCCAATTTCAATAAAACCGAAACAGATAATAATTGTAGTACAGAAGTGATTTCTCGTTCTATTAATAagcttttaaaaaatgaaaaaaaatctagaCCCACAGCGAACCCGACTAAAGTATGTTTAAAACCAGAAGTCTTACATGAATCTAAAGAACAGTTTGCACAAAGAATAAAACAGGCATGGATCGATCGGGAACAGTCAAAatcgtgtataaatatttatctggCTAGAAATGTTATCGAAGACCCTTTGATGGAATCTATAGAGGATGCACAGGAGTCTACAATACAAGTAGAGGAAAAAGACTCTTGCAGAACCGCGTTGGAAGTGCAACTCCAGAACCATGTAGGAGAAGGTGAAAATTCACCAGATGACTCTAGTGAGGAGGAAAAACCTCTTTCGGCTGCCGCGAGAAGAGTTAGATTTTACAAGACTGCGAAACAACAACAGAATGAAAGACAAACTTTGACCAGAGCAATGTCGGCGCCTTCGTCGAGGCAACAAATCGTAAATTCTACACAGGGACTTTATTCGACAAGTTCACGAAGAAAATCACAAGATGTTCATAAATTCTCGAccagaaaattaaaatcttgTAGAAGTAAAGCTTTTCATAAAAGTATTGATGTAGATAGTCGTCTGCCAAATGGTCAAAAGTTTGGTAAAAGGAATCAAAATGTTGAAGTAGTAACGATGATGTCACTTTTAAGTCCAGTTGGAAGCGATGTAGAGGAATCACTAACACCTGATGATGTATCCACAAAATCcg ttacattTCCTCAGTTTAATAACAGTATGCGTTATCATCAAAAATCATTTGATAGTGCAATGACATCGATTGGAAAACCAAAACTTCTTAACAGTCGTGTTGGAAAATCGTTGATGAAATCAAGAACAATAGAGATATcaag gGATGATGAAGATGACGGGCCAGTTGTAAAAGAAGTCGTAATCTCCAAACTCGGCGACGATGATGACGACAATGAAACACTGCATAACAAAGAAATCGCACAGATCGACGTTCGCTACGACGTACTCGACGGCCAACCGATGCTCAAATCCGACAAAGAGAAAGAATGTTGGGCTCTTTTCAAGAAAATGACGGCTAAAGGAGTGTCCGTCACTTTTGATACCGTATTGAG GTTTTCGAGACATAAAACGATCGGAGTGATGGTGGGAGAGCAGTGA
- the LOC132918709 gene encoding uncharacterized protein LOC132918709 isoform X1 has product MSKDVLNKCGTDNQKSKPLPNNHTDNQDDKKLLSKKGWLQKDSNFNKTETDNNCSTEVISRSINKLLKNEKKSRPTANPTKVCLKPEVLHESKEQFAQRIKQAWIDREQSKSCINIYLARNVIEDPLMESIEDAQESTIQVEEKDSCRTALEVQLQNHVGEGENSPDDSSEEEKPLSAAARRVRFYKTAKQQQNERQTLTRAMSAPSSRQQIVNSTQGLYSTSSRRKSQDVHKFSTRKLKSCRSKAFHKSIDVDSRLPNGQKFGKRNQNVEVVTMMSLLSPVGSDVEESLTPDDVSTKSVTFPQFNNSMRYHQKSFDSAMTSIGKPKLLNSRVGKSLMKSRTIEISRDDEDDGPVVKEVVISKLGDDDDDNETLHNKEIAQIDVRYDVLDGQPMLKSDKEKECWALFKKMTAKGVSVTFDTVLRGMLTPTEYRLRKNELLLFG; this is encoded by the exons ATGTCTAAAGACGTACTAAATAAATGTGGAACAGATAATCAAAAGTCAAAACCTTTGCCAAACAACCATACAGATAATCaagatgataaaaaattattgtcaaaaaaagGATGGTTGCAAAAAGATTCCAATTTCAATAAAACCGAAACAGATAATAATTGTAGTACAGAAGTGATTTCTCGTTCTATTAATAagcttttaaaaaatgaaaaaaaatctagaCCCACAGCGAACCCGACTAAAGTATGTTTAAAACCAGAAGTCTTACATGAATCTAAAGAACAGTTTGCACAAAGAATAAAACAGGCATGGATCGATCGGGAACAGTCAAAatcgtgtataaatatttatctggCTAGAAATGTTATCGAAGACCCTTTGATGGAATCTATAGAGGATGCACAGGAGTCTACAATACAAGTAGAGGAAAAAGACTCTTGCAGAACCGCGTTGGAAGTGCAACTCCAGAACCATGTAGGAGAAGGTGAAAATTCACCAGATGACTCTAGTGAGGAGGAAAAACCTCTTTCGGCTGCCGCGAGAAGAGTTAGATTTTACAAGACTGCGAAACAACAACAGAATGAAAGACAAACTTTGACCAGAGCAATGTCGGCGCCTTCGTCGAGGCAACAAATCGTAAATTCTACACAGGGACTTTATTCGACAAGTTCACGAAGAAAATCACAAGATGTTCATAAATTCTCGAccagaaaattaaaatcttgTAGAAGTAAAGCTTTTCATAAAAGTATTGATGTAGATAGTCGTCTGCCAAATGGTCAAAAGTTTGGTAAAAGGAATCAAAATGTTGAAGTAGTAACGATGATGTCACTTTTAAGTCCAGTTGGAAGCGATGTAGAGGAATCACTAACACCTGATGATGTATCCACAAAATCcg ttacattTCCTCAGTTTAATAACAGTATGCGTTATCATCAAAAATCATTTGATAGTGCAATGACATCGATTGGAAAACCAAAACTTCTTAACAGTCGTGTTGGAAAATCGTTGATGAAATCAAGAACAATAGAGATATcaag gGATGATGAAGATGACGGGCCAGTTGTAAAAGAAGTCGTAATCTCCAAACTCGGCGACGATGATGACGACAATGAAACACTGCATAACAAAGAAATCGCACAGATCGACGTTCGCTACGACGTACTCGACGGCCAACCGATGCTCAAATCCGACAAAGAGAAAGAATGTTGGGCTCTTTTCAAGAAAATGACGGCTAAAGGAGTGTCCGTCACTTTTGATACCGTATTGAG AGGAATGTTAACACCGACTGAATATAGACTGAGAAAAAACGAACTCTTGTTATTTGGATAA
- the LOC132918709 gene encoding uncharacterized protein LOC132918709 isoform X3, translating into MSKDVLNKCGTDNQKSKPLPNNHTDNQDDKKLLSKKGWLQKDSNFNKTETDNNCSTEVISRSINKLLKNEKKSRPTANPTKVCLKPEVLHESKEQFAQRIKQAWIDREQSKSCINIYLARNVIEDPLMESIEDAQESTIQVEEKDSCRTALEVQLQNHVGEGENSPDDSSEEEKPLSAAARRVRFYKTAKQQQNERQTLTRAMSAPSSRQQIVNSTQGLYSTSSRRKSQDVHKFSTRKLKSCRSKAFHKSIDVDSRLPNGQKFGKRNQNVEVVTMMSLLSPVGSDVEESLTPDDVSTKSVTFPQFNNSMRYHQKSFDSAMTSIGKPKLLNSRVGKSLMKSRTIEISRDDEDDGPVVKEVVISKLGDDDDDNETLHNKEIAQIDVRYDVLDGQPMLKSDKEKECWALFKKMTAKGVSVTFDTVLRFEEC; encoded by the exons ATGTCTAAAGACGTACTAAATAAATGTGGAACAGATAATCAAAAGTCAAAACCTTTGCCAAACAACCATACAGATAATCaagatgataaaaaattattgtcaaaaaaagGATGGTTGCAAAAAGATTCCAATTTCAATAAAACCGAAACAGATAATAATTGTAGTACAGAAGTGATTTCTCGTTCTATTAATAagcttttaaaaaatgaaaaaaaatctagaCCCACAGCGAACCCGACTAAAGTATGTTTAAAACCAGAAGTCTTACATGAATCTAAAGAACAGTTTGCACAAAGAATAAAACAGGCATGGATCGATCGGGAACAGTCAAAatcgtgtataaatatttatctggCTAGAAATGTTATCGAAGACCCTTTGATGGAATCTATAGAGGATGCACAGGAGTCTACAATACAAGTAGAGGAAAAAGACTCTTGCAGAACCGCGTTGGAAGTGCAACTCCAGAACCATGTAGGAGAAGGTGAAAATTCACCAGATGACTCTAGTGAGGAGGAAAAACCTCTTTCGGCTGCCGCGAGAAGAGTTAGATTTTACAAGACTGCGAAACAACAACAGAATGAAAGACAAACTTTGACCAGAGCAATGTCGGCGCCTTCGTCGAGGCAACAAATCGTAAATTCTACACAGGGACTTTATTCGACAAGTTCACGAAGAAAATCACAAGATGTTCATAAATTCTCGAccagaaaattaaaatcttgTAGAAGTAAAGCTTTTCATAAAAGTATTGATGTAGATAGTCGTCTGCCAAATGGTCAAAAGTTTGGTAAAAGGAATCAAAATGTTGAAGTAGTAACGATGATGTCACTTTTAAGTCCAGTTGGAAGCGATGTAGAGGAATCACTAACACCTGATGATGTATCCACAAAATCcg ttacattTCCTCAGTTTAATAACAGTATGCGTTATCATCAAAAATCATTTGATAGTGCAATGACATCGATTGGAAAACCAAAACTTCTTAACAGTCGTGTTGGAAAATCGTTGATGAAATCAAGAACAATAGAGATATcaag gGATGATGAAGATGACGGGCCAGTTGTAAAAGAAGTCGTAATCTCCAAACTCGGCGACGATGATGACGACAATGAAACACTGCATAACAAAGAAATCGCACAGATCGACGTTCGCTACGACGTACTCGACGGCCAACCGATGCTCAAATCCGACAAAGAGAAAGAATGTTGGGCTCTTTTCAAGAAAATGACGGCTAAAGGAGTGTCCGTCACTTTTGATACCGTATTGAGGTTCG AGGAATGTTAA